The Parabacteroides sp. AD58 genome includes a window with the following:
- a CDS encoding IS982-like element IS1187 family transposase has product MSKKLYMSLIFSNLVVIKTLSSNHRMYNLYAKFVKILEICKQFSENLVNDSGNVPRRGPVPKFSDLEVVALSLTAETESIDSEKWLFDYKLQEYKDSIPNLISRRQFNDRRKKTSGLCEELRKRIAMEMDGGEEQFFVDSKPIEVCRVARGKRCKMGRAGNFSQAPDFGFCASQNTYYFGYKLHALCGLSGVIHSYDLSKASVADLHYMKDVKHTYHDCSIYGDKGYIGADVQLDLFETAHIRLECPYRLNQKDWKPTFIPFAKARKRIETIFSQLTDQFLVIRNYAKITNGLFARIIGKISALTILQYVNFINDKPIGRIKYALN; this is encoded by the coding sequence ATGAGTAAAAAGTTGTACATGTCGCTGATTTTTAGTAACTTAGTGGTGATTAAAACATTAAGTTCAAACCATCGTATGTACAACCTTTATGCAAAATTCGTCAAAATACTTGAGATATGCAAGCAATTCTCTGAAAATCTCGTCAATGATTCGGGTAATGTTCCACGTCGTGGTCCTGTTCCCAAGTTTTCGGATTTGGAAGTGGTGGCGCTATCCCTGACGGCAGAGACCGAGAGCATTGATAGTGAGAAGTGGTTGTTCGACTATAAATTGCAAGAATACAAGGACAGCATTCCCAATCTCATATCAAGGAGACAGTTCAATGACCGCAGGAAGAAAACGTCAGGCCTGTGTGAGGAACTGCGCAAGCGGATTGCCATGGAAATGGATGGCGGAGAGGAACAATTCTTTGTTGACTCCAAGCCGATAGAGGTCTGTAGGGTTGCAAGAGGAAAACGTTGCAAGATGGGGCGTGCCGGCAATTTCTCGCAAGCTCCCGACTTCGGCTTCTGTGCTTCGCAGAACACGTATTATTTTGGTTATAAGTTACACGCTCTCTGTGGGTTAAGTGGAGTTATCCATTCCTATGATCTGTCAAAGGCAAGTGTGGCTGACCTCCATTATATGAAGGATGTAAAACATACTTATCACGACTGTAGCATCTATGGTGACAAAGGGTATATTGGAGCTGACGTACAGCTTGACTTGTTCGAAACCGCACACATAAGACTGGAGTGTCCGTATCGGCTCAACCAAAAGGATTGGAAACCGACATTCATTCCGTTTGCAAAGGCAAGAAAGAGGATTGAGACAATATTCTCACAACTTACAGACCAGTTCTTGGTCATCAGGAACTACGCGAAAATAACGAATGGTTTGTTTGCCAGAATCATTGGCAAAATTAGTGCACTTACCATTCTGCAATACGTAAACTTCATTAACGACAAGCCCATTGGCAGAATTAAGTATGCACTAAATTAA
- a CDS encoding carboxypeptidase-like regulatory domain-containing protein, which produces MKKVGCLVRIGCMLLLCNLTVDSVVGEILPITEQVKKETELRGRVTDAATGEVIIGASVMLEGTTIGAITDLDGNYSIPYPGGRHTVVASYLGYKEARAVITEPQILDFNLHADVVELEEAVVVGYGSQRKMSVIGAITTVDVADIKVPTGQISNSLAGRLAGVVAVQRSGEPGQSSNFWVRGISTFGENKNPLILVDGVERSLDLLDPEDIESFSILKDATATAVYGVRGANGVIIVNTRRGKEGQPSVNVKIQSGILTPTKLPQMANSATWANMYNIARTSRGAAPLYTAEEIEKYRTQSDPYLYPSVDWLDELMKPVGGINLS; this is translated from the coding sequence ATGAAAAAAGTAGGGTGTTTAGTGCGAATAGGTTGCATGCTGCTATTATGTAACCTAACGGTAGATTCCGTAGTGGGGGAAATTTTACCGATAACAGAACAAGTGAAAAAAGAGACCGAGTTGAGAGGGCGAGTAACTGATGCTGCGACAGGAGAGGTTATTATTGGAGCGTCCGTTATGCTTGAAGGGACAACGATTGGTGCCATCACTGATTTGGATGGAAACTATTCTATCCCTTATCCAGGAGGAAGACATACCGTTGTTGCTTCCTATTTAGGTTATAAAGAAGCACGGGCGGTTATCACAGAGCCACAGATCTTGGATTTTAATTTGCATGCGGATGTTGTGGAATTGGAAGAAGCAGTGGTAGTAGGATATGGCTCTCAACGAAAGATGAGTGTGATTGGAGCTATTACGACGGTAGATGTGGCCGACATTAAAGTTCCGACAGGACAAATCAGTAACAGCTTGGCTGGACGTTTGGCCGGAGTGGTTGCTGTACAGCGTAGTGGAGAACCGGGGCAGAGTTCTAATTTTTGGGTTCGTGGTATCAGCACATTTGGTGAAAATAAAAATCCTTTGATATTGGTAGATGGAGTGGAGCGTAGTTTGGATTTGTTGGATCCGGAGGATATCGAGTCATTTTCCATATTAAAAGATGCGACAGCTACAGCGGTTTACGGAGTAAGAGGAGCGAATGGTGTTATTATCGTCAATACGCGTAGAGGAAAGGAAGGACAGCCCAGTGTAAATGTGAAAATACAGTCAGGAATATTGACTCCTACCAAACTTCCGCAAATGGCTAATTCTGCTACTTGGGCAAACATGTATAACATTGCAAGAACTTCCAGAGGAGCAGCTCCATTATATACAGCAGAAGAAATAGAAAAATACAGAACGCAATCCGATCCTTATTTATACCCATCTGTAGATTGGCTGGATGAATTAATGAAACCCGTTGGCGGAATTAATTTAAGTTGA
- a CDS encoding Hsp20/alpha crystallin family protein yields MTPMRKYNNQNWIPSIFNDFFDNDWMVKANATAPAINVIESDKDYKVEVAAPGMTKNDFNIHLSEDNELVISMEKKNETKEEDKENKKYLRREFSYTQFQQALVLPDDVDKDKINANVSDGVLTIELPKRTPEEKAKVNRVIEIH; encoded by the coding sequence ATGACACCGATGAGAAAGTATAATAATCAAAATTGGATTCCGAGTATTTTCAATGATTTCTTTGATAATGACTGGATGGTTAAGGCTAATGCCACAGCACCTGCAATCAATGTAATTGAAAGCGATAAGGATTACAAAGTTGAAGTTGCGGCTCCAGGTATGACAAAGAATGATTTCAATATTCATCTGAGTGAAGATAATGAATTGGTTATCTCAATGGAAAAGAAGAATGAGACGAAAGAAGAAGACAAAGAGAACAAAAAGTATCTGCGTCGTGAATTCTCTTATACTCAATTCCAGCAGGCTCTTGTTCTTCCGGACGATGTTGACAAAGATAAAATCAATGCAAACGTCAGTGATGGTGTATTGACTATTGAATTGCCTAAACGTACTCCTGAAGAGAAAGCTAAAGTCAATCGGGTAATTGAAATTCATTAA